The proteins below are encoded in one region of Festucalex cinctus isolate MCC-2025b chromosome 2, RoL_Fcin_1.0, whole genome shotgun sequence:
- the gbx2 gene encoding homeobox protein GBX-2, giving the protein MSATSSPPFVVMQRPLGSSSAFSIDSLIGGPPQPSPGHFVYTGYPMFMPYRSVMLQPPPPPPPPPPPPSLQPAGHPSQHPHPHIPALQGGFCSSLALTSTLMASLPGGFSPSQQHQDAGRKHAEDAKSLATVAAKEHADAARGHASPDESKEDDCARRDESFSMDSDADYSSDDNMLSSAAAGLEDGLHLHGSAGSGSGPPGGGGGGGGKNRRRRTAFTSEQLLELEKEFHCKKYLSLTERSQIAHALKLSEVQVKIWFQNRRAKWKRVKAGNVNNKSGEPSRNPKIVVPIPVHVSRFAIRSQHQQLEQSRP; this is encoded by the exons ATGAGTGCGACGTCCAGCCCGCCGTTCGTGGTGATGCAGCGGCCACTCGGAAGCAGCTCCGCCTTCAGCATCGACTCTCTCATCGGCGGGCCTCCGCAGCCCAGCCCGGGACACTTCGTGTACACGGGCTACCCCATGTTCATGCCGTACCGCTCGGTGATGCTgcaaccgccgccgccgccgcctccgccgccgccgccgccctcctTGCAGCCGGCCGGACACCCATCTCAGCACCCGCACCCGCACATCCCGGCGCTGCAGGGCGGCTTCTGCTCCAGCCTGGCTCTCACCTCCACGCTCATGGCCTCGCTGCCCGGAGGGTTCTCGCCCAGCCAGCAGCACCAGGACGCGGGTCGGAAGCACGCCGAGGACGCCAAGAGTTTAGCGACGGTGGCGGCGAAAGAACACGCGGACGCAG CGCGAGGACACGCGAGTCCGGACGAGTCCAAAGAGGACGACTGCGCGCGCAGAGACGAGAGCTTCTCCATGGACAGCGACGCGGACTACAGCTCGGACGACAACATGCTGAGCTCCGCGGCGGCCGGCCTGGAGGACGGCCTGCACCTCCACGGTTCGGCCGGCTCCGGTTCGGGCCCACCGGGAGGCGGTGGTGGCGGCGGGGGTAAGAACCGGAGGCGGCGGACCGCGTTCACCAGCGAGCAGCTCCTGGAGCTGGAGAAGGAGTTCCACTGCAAAAAGTACCTGTCGCTCACCGAGCGCTCCCAGATCGCGCATGCGCTCAAGCTGAGCGAGGTGCAGGTCAAGATCTGGTTCCAGAACCGGCGCGCCAAGTGGAAACGGGTCAAGGCCGGCAACGTCAACAACAAGTCCGGGGAGCCGTCGCGGAACCCCAAGATCGTGGTTCCGATCCCGGTGCACGTCAGCCGCTTCGCAATCAGAAGTCAGCACCAGCAGCTGGAGCAGAGCCGACCCTAG